GGCTCCTTTCTACGAAACGCACTATCGTGGTCTCGTGCTGGCTTTCTAGCCAAGCTTGAATGGAGAGCCGTATGCGGTGAAAGCCGCACGTACGGTTCGGAGGGGAGAAACGTCAGCTGTGGCTGACGTCTCTTACCCTACAAAAGGGTCGGTTCCCGTGGCCTTCACCAGTCGATGGCTCAGCCCGACTTACCTCAGCACAGCTGGCCATGCTGTGGGAAGGGATGGACTGGAGACGCCCCAGTTGGGGAGCTCCGCCCGCTCGAATGGGGTGAATATCTTGGGTTTTGAATGGGGTATTACTTTGATATTGGAGATATATGAGGTAAAATATCCATATGAACCAGTCTCTTAACTCCCTTCCTGATGATCCAGTTTTACTCAAGGCCATGGTGCTGGCGTTGCAGGGAAAGGTTGAGAGTTTACAAGCCAATGAGCAGGCCCATCTGGTTCTGATCACATGGTTCAAACAAGCTTTGGCCAAGTTGCGCAGGCAACGCTTTGGCGCATCTTCAGAAAAGATCGACCGCGAGATTGCCCAGCTTGAACTGGCGCTGGAAAACCTGGAGACTGCCCACCCATGCCAGGAGCCGGAAGATGAGCAGTTGCCCGTGCCGGAACTGGCCACCTCCACACTTGAAGAGCCCCCCAAACCGACCCGCGGCAAACCTCGGGTGCGTAGCGATGTGGAACGCGAGCGGGTCACTCTGCAGTCACCCAAAGCGTGCCCCGAGTGTGGCGGCGAGCTGCGGCTCATCGGGGAGGATGTGTCTGAGCTGGTGGAGTTCATCACCGCAAAGCTAAAGGTGATTGAAACGGCGCGGCCCAAGACGTCCTGCCGGGTGTGCGAGAAAATCGTGCAAGCTCCAGCACCAACCCGGCCCATTGAAAAATCCAGTGCCGGAGCCAGCTTACTGGCGCATATTCTGGTCTCCAAGTTCGATGATCATTTGCCGCTATACCGTCAGAACGAAATCCTTGCCCGGCATGGCATTGATATTCCCCGCTCTACTCTGTCGGACTGGTGCGGGCTTGCCATGAAAACGCTGGCTCCGCTGAGCGAACTGCTTAAAGCTGAGGTGATGCTCTCAGATCGCTTGCATACCGATGACACACCCATTGATGTCCTGGGTCGCCAGTTCAAGGCGGCGAGCGGTTCCGGCAAAGCTTCGAGGCAGGGCCGGATCTGGACCTATGTGCGCGATGATCGCCCCTTCGCAGGAGAGGCCCCGCCTATTGCTGCCTATTGGTTCTCCGCAAATCGCAAGGCTGACAACCCGCGATGCCACCTCAAAGAGTTTTCCGGCATTCTGCAGGCCGATGCCTATGCCGGCTACAAGCAACTTTATGACAGCGGGGACATTAAAGAAGCCGCCTGCTGGGCGCATTGGCGCCGCGACTTCCATGATATCTTCACCGCCACCAAATCAGAACTGGCCAGATACGCACTGGAGCAGATCGGTAAGCTTTATGACATTGAACGTCAGATCAGCGGAAAACCACCAGACCTGCGGCATGAAGTGAGGCAGAAGCACAGTAAACCCATCGCTCAGGCCTTCAAGGCCTGGTGCGAGGCTCAGCTTACCCGCATCTCAGGCAAATCACCGCTGGCCAAAGCCATCCGTTATGGCCTCTCCCGTTGGCACGCCTTCACCTTGTTCCTCGACGAGGGTCGCGTCGCGATCGACAACAATGCGGCTGAGCGCGCAGTCAGACCTATTGCATTGGGCCGTAAAAACTTCTTATTTGCCGGATCAATGGCCGGCGGAGAAACTCTGGCGGACGCCATGACGTTGATTGAAACCGCCAAACTCAATGGTCTCAACCCGCAGGACTATCTCACAGATGTCCTTGCCCGCATCAACGATCACATGATCAACCGCCTCCACGAGTTCCTGCCATGGAACTGGAAGCCGGACGCAAAATCACAGCGTCAAGCCCAAATCATGGCGCCTTGAGCGGACGGTTACGATGGAAGTGTGGGGGTGTCATCCAGACGTGCTGCCACACTTGCGGAAGTTCTTCGATAGTAGATAGTTAAGTTTCATTCTTGCGCGCCGTGAGGACAGGTCGAATGTCTATGCAGCTCACGCTACGATATTTTAGGAATAGCCCTAACTATGGGCCATAACCGGACCTTCAAGTGTTTCTTGCAAGGGTTGTAACAGATTTTATTGATGACGATAAAGCCTCTGTTTCAAGACCCCTTCACCACACATAATTACGTGAATATTGGTAACGAAAAGGGTCCATAGTTACCATCGCTAAAAGACAACCACATATGTTTAGTACCACTAAATGGCAAGGTTACTCAATAGCTCTTCATTAAACGGCCGACAACGTTCAAAATCATTTGGATGGTTAGCTAACCATTCTGCAAAGACCAATATTGGGCGAAACTCCCCCTCCAACACCCAGTTATGAGCAATCGGGTCTTTTACGCTAGGGATAAGGTCTCCATCGGTGATCTCTGAGTAAGAGTAGTAGCAGCCGTAGATCCGCTCAGCCCCTATTCCATCAGCCACGAATTTCTGATTGAGTTTATCATCCAGTTCGTCACCAACTTCTTCCATCCATCGGATTATGGCGTAATAGGCATGCAAGTCGCTTGTTTTACCGATGGTGGCATAAAGCGCAGTCAAAAAACGAGACTCTTCTTCATCGCTCAGACACCGCCAATTTAGTCTTCGTAAGAATTTTTCCAACCACGGTTGAAGTTCGAAATAGTTTGCGTTCGGATCCTCAAGATAGGCAAACTCTTCGACGTAAATTCCTTTGTTCATCAATTGACCGATGATCGAAACAACCTCTCGGGAACATGGATTTTTGTGGCTCTTCCTCGGTTTTGTTTTAATCCGTGCGGCTAAACGAAGAAGTCTAAAATTCACGTCGTCGAATACTTCTATTTCCTGCATTCTTATCCTCTTGAAAGTTGTTGCCCTTGCGATTAGTCCATGAAAACTTCAGATGTATATATCCTGCAAAACATAGTAAACAGAAGCGTCCTTCCCTGATACCAGACTTTGTATCGCTTTGAAGCAAAGCACTGTGCTTCAATTTTCGGATCTGAGGCAGCAATCTCTTGTAGCAAGAAGTGTTCGCCTTTTTGCTAATACCGGCAATTGCTCTGTCCGTGTGACATTTCTTGAGATCTCTAGGAACAGGCGTTTTCTGTCTTCCGCAGTTAGCAGCGCGTCATCCATTTGACCTTGCATACAAGTGGGCCACAAGCCGACACTCGGGTGGTTCCATCATGGGTTGAGACGCGCTCACCCGGAGGCCTCGACAGT
The window above is part of the Pseudovibrio sp. Tun.PSC04-5.I4 genome. Proteins encoded here:
- a CDS encoding IS66 family transposase — its product is MNQSLNSLPDDPVLLKAMVLALQGKVESLQANEQAHLVLITWFKQALAKLRRQRFGASSEKIDREIAQLELALENLETAHPCQEPEDEQLPVPELATSTLEEPPKPTRGKPRVRSDVERERVTLQSPKACPECGGELRLIGEDVSELVEFITAKLKVIETARPKTSCRVCEKIVQAPAPTRPIEKSSAGASLLAHILVSKFDDHLPLYRQNEILARHGIDIPRSTLSDWCGLAMKTLAPLSELLKAEVMLSDRLHTDDTPIDVLGRQFKAASGSGKASRQGRIWTYVRDDRPFAGEAPPIAAYWFSANRKADNPRCHLKEFSGILQADAYAGYKQLYDSGDIKEAACWAHWRRDFHDIFTATKSELARYALEQIGKLYDIERQISGKPPDLRHEVRQKHSKPIAQAFKAWCEAQLTRISGKSPLAKAIRYGLSRWHAFTLFLDEGRVAIDNNAAERAVRPIALGRKNFLFAGSMAGGETLADAMTLIETAKLNGLNPQDYLTDVLARINDHMINRLHEFLPWNWKPDAKSQRQAQIMAP
- the tnpB gene encoding IS66 family insertion sequence element accessory protein TnpB, giving the protein MWLTSLTLQKGRFPWPSPVDGSARLTSAQLAMLWEGMDWRRPSWGAPPARMG